A region from the Variovorax sp. RKNM96 genome encodes:
- the tssH gene encoding type VI secretion system ATPase TssH produces the protein MSEISRTALFGKLNSLAYKAIEGATVFCKMRGNPYVELEHWFAQLLQAQDSDLHRVIQHYGLDVSVIAKDMTAALDRLPRGATAISDFSPHIENAIERAWTYATLQFGEAQVRTGYILVGMLKTQSLRNPLFNLSKQFEKIKVEDLADNFPKVCDASPESQMRAQDGTGMGSGAPGEDSGAMAPAAMGKGDALKKFAVDLTEKAKKGEMDPVTGRDEEIRQIVDILMRRRQNNPLLTGEAGVGKTAVVEGFAQRLARGDVPPQLKDVKLLTLDIGLLQAGASMKGEFEQRLRQVIDEVQSSPTPIILFIDEIHTLVGAGGAAGTGDAANLLKPALARGNLRTIGATTWAEYKKYIEKDPALTRRFQVVQVPEPDEVKAILMLRGVASVLEKHHRVQLLDEAIEAAVKLSHRYIPARQLPDKAVSLLDTACARVAVSQHATPPEVEDCMRRIEGLTVEQEIIGREATIGIDVTKRSAQVEALLVESKLQLDALNARWQEEKGLVDRLLELRSKLRAGNKPVDAPATAADATAAAAPADPAAAAAAAPAHDRAALLAELHELQAKIHAVQGESPLILPSVDEQAVASVVADWTGIPVGRMVKNEVEAVLKLADTLNQRVIGQKHGLEMIARRIQTSRARLDNPQKPIGVFMLCGTSGVGKTETALALAEALYGGEQNIITINMSEFQEAHTVSTLKGAPPGYVGYGEGGILTEAVRRRPYSVVLLDEVEKAHPDVHEIFFQVFDKGWMEDGEGRMIDFKNTIILLTTNAGSELVMSMCRDPELLPDSNALADALKAPLMKVFPPALLGRIVTIPYYPLSPDMMKKIVRLQLGRIKKRVETNHGVPFEYTEAVIEQVVARCQDPESGGRVIDAILTNTVLPTISVEYLQRLASGGEIRRVALDVKDADFTYAFD, from the coding sequence ATGAGTGAAATCAGTCGCACCGCCCTCTTCGGCAAGCTCAATTCGCTGGCCTACAAGGCCATCGAAGGCGCCACGGTTTTCTGCAAGATGCGGGGCAATCCGTACGTGGAGCTGGAGCACTGGTTCGCCCAGCTGCTGCAGGCGCAGGACTCCGACCTGCACCGCGTGATCCAGCACTACGGCCTCGATGTGTCGGTGATCGCCAAGGACATGACCGCCGCGCTCGACCGCCTGCCGCGCGGCGCCACCGCGATCAGCGACTTCTCGCCGCATATCGAGAACGCCATCGAACGCGCATGGACCTACGCCACGCTGCAGTTCGGCGAAGCCCAGGTGCGCACCGGCTACATCCTGGTGGGCATGCTGAAGACGCAGAGCCTGCGCAACCCGCTGTTCAACCTGTCCAAGCAGTTCGAGAAGATCAAGGTCGAGGACCTGGCCGACAACTTCCCGAAGGTGTGCGACGCCTCGCCCGAATCGCAGATGCGCGCGCAGGACGGCACCGGCATGGGCAGCGGCGCCCCCGGCGAAGACTCGGGCGCGATGGCGCCCGCCGCCATGGGCAAGGGCGATGCGCTCAAGAAATTTGCTGTCGACCTCACGGAGAAGGCCAAGAAGGGAGAGATGGATCCGGTGACCGGGCGGGACGAGGAAATCCGCCAGATCGTCGACATCCTCATGCGCCGCCGCCAGAACAATCCGCTGCTGACCGGGGAGGCCGGCGTCGGCAAGACGGCGGTGGTCGAAGGCTTCGCGCAGCGCCTCGCACGTGGCGATGTGCCGCCGCAATTGAAGGACGTGAAGCTCCTCACGCTCGACATCGGCCTCCTGCAGGCCGGCGCGAGCATGAAGGGCGAGTTCGAGCAGCGGCTGCGCCAGGTGATCGACGAGGTCCAGAGCTCGCCGACGCCGATCATCCTGTTCATCGACGAGATCCACACGCTCGTGGGCGCGGGCGGCGCGGCCGGCACCGGCGATGCGGCCAACCTGCTCAAGCCGGCGCTCGCGCGCGGCAACCTGCGCACCATCGGCGCCACCACCTGGGCCGAGTACAAGAAGTACATCGAGAAGGACCCGGCGCTCACCCGCCGCTTCCAGGTGGTGCAGGTGCCCGAGCCCGACGAGGTGAAGGCGATATTGATGCTGCGCGGCGTGGCCAGCGTGCTCGAGAAGCACCACCGCGTGCAGCTGCTCGACGAGGCCATCGAGGCGGCCGTGAAGCTCTCGCACCGCTACATTCCCGCGCGCCAGTTGCCCGACAAGGCCGTGAGCCTCCTGGACACCGCCTGCGCCCGCGTGGCCGTGTCGCAGCATGCGACGCCGCCCGAAGTGGAAGACTGCATGCGCCGCATCGAAGGCCTCACCGTCGAGCAGGAGATCATCGGCCGCGAGGCCACCATCGGCATCGATGTGACCAAGCGCTCGGCACAAGTGGAGGCGCTGCTGGTCGAATCGAAGCTGCAGCTCGATGCGCTGAATGCGCGGTGGCAGGAAGAGAAGGGGCTGGTCGACCGGCTGCTTGAATTGCGCAGCAAATTGCGTGCGGGCAACAAGCCGGTGGATGCGCCCGCGACCGCAGCCGATGCAACGGCCGCTGCCGCGCCGGCAGATCCGGCCGCTGCTGCAGCCGCCGCGCCCGCGCACGACCGCGCCGCGCTGCTCGCCGAACTGCACGAGCTGCAGGCCAAGATCCACGCGGTGCAGGGCGAGTCGCCGCTGATCCTGCCCTCGGTCGACGAACAGGCCGTGGCCTCGGTGGTCGCGGACTGGACGGGCATTCCGGTCGGCCGCATGGTCAAGAACGAAGTCGAAGCGGTGCTCAAGCTTGCCGACACGCTCAACCAGCGCGTCATCGGCCAGAAGCACGGCCTCGAGATGATCGCGCGCCGCATCCAGACCTCGCGCGCGCGGCTGGACAACCCGCAGAAACCCATCGGCGTCTTCATGCTCTGCGGCACCTCGGGCGTCGGCAAGACCGAGACTGCGCTGGCACTGGCCGAGGCGCTGTACGGCGGCGAGCAGAACATCATCACCATCAACATGAGCGAGTTCCAGGAGGCGCACACCGTCTCCACGCTCAAGGGCGCGCCGCCCGGCTACGTGGGCTACGGCGAGGGCGGCATCCTGACCGAAGCGGTGCGCCGTCGCCCGTACAGCGTGGTGCTGCTCGACGAAGTGGAAAAGGCCCACCCCGACGTGCACGAGATCTTCTTCCAGGTCTTCGACAAGGGCTGGATGGAAGACGGCGAGGGCCGCATGATCGATTTCAAGAACACGATCATCCTGCTCACCACCAACGCCGGCAGCGAGCTCGTGATGAGCATGTGCCGAGACCCCGAGCTCTTGCCCGATTCGAACGCGCTGGCCGATGCGCTGAAGGCGCCGCTCATGAAGGTGTTCCCTCCCGCGCTGCTGGGCCGCATCGTCACCATTCCCTACTACCCGCTGTCGCCCGACATGATGAAGAAGATCGTGCGGCTGCAGCTGGGCCGCATCAAGAAGCGCGTGGAGACCAACCACGGCGTGCCCTTCGAATACACCGAGGCGGTGATCGAGCAGGTGGTCGCGCGCTGCCAGGACCCGGAGTCGGGCGGCCGCGTGATCGACGCGATCCTGACCAACACGGTGCTGCCCACGATTTCCGTCGAGTACCTGCAACGCCTTGCATCCGGTGGAGAGATCCGCCGCGTCGCGCTGGACGTGAAGGACGCCGACTTCACCTACGCGTTCGACTAA
- the tssI gene encoding type VI secretion system tip protein TssI/VgrG, which yields MADHEFRIETDSPAKDDLMFWRIVGHEALARPSAYELTVLSKNKALDAKDILGRAFDVVIEFNDKGGAKHERHCQGHAVRFVRAGHVGRHFEYRITLRSWFWLLTKRTNSRILQDKKVLEVLDAVFEDSPIKRFKKTKAGNVIGTHNPRRYCVQHQENDYQFLSRLLEDEGIYYWFDAHDAPGTMHLSDASDMAHEKLPVEGTLSYMPSDASEARHNEISRWVSSRQFDTGKQASRDSDFKAIKKKLGAAIDVKDDHELADFEEFEFPGGYFTGDDGENRTKLRGDELNARRDRHWALTTWPDVTAGRSFKFEGDPDGTRDGEYVIAACTFMASHPGYESVGAGGATPQQVHTSLADVLRDDAVNADTLQVLEDLIAGTPMLNSAQPGVSAFLITAIPMERAYRPPRLTPRVTMPGPQTAIVVGPAGDELHVDDQGRVKVHFHWDRYDESNEKSTCWVRVSQPWGGKGWGGYFIPRIGQEVIVDFLNGDPDRPVIVGRVYNDDQPIPYKSPTQSGFKTRSTPGGGPANYNEIMFEDKKGEENINIHAELDMSRSVERDDGTTVDRDQSVTVKRDQTTLVDRDRKHTVTRNDTNMVVVDQKNTVKGNQNNQVVGNRDTFIDSNDMLKVKGTGTHEVIGARSDISRAGETRSVTGNQTITVSGNLTYKAAKMSFEAGHIDWLVTGASSKYITVPTGPLHLMANKIKLMSNTGIEMMAVGNIDATSIGSNTTVLGPNSSGYIGINSEANLGIARSTFMGMSVESALALSMSNFVGVQIENTLAIKLVGVAAMEYEASPQSVEAHVLKTFTPGAGGGGAGAAMVAGVLGAVAGAGSAFVDIGATLDQYAAAEEQLKIAAKEALAAGLPGLAGRLSTLEGITRMRHNQGIMGAVPVLGTGLEVFMEVFTGGDSVGADALAKDQSRNADNTPAAPPPPKDEIEPTQAWQPPPPDSGGAGGGGAGGASGAGGSGGAGGTGGAGGGSSGGSSSGAGGAGGAGGAGGGSGSSGAGGASGAGGGSGGGSQGGAGGAGGAGGGEQSQWGGGDGGAGGSSGGGSSGAGGGGGGGGGGGAGGSL from the coding sequence ATGGCCGACCACGAGTTCCGCATCGAGACCGATTCACCCGCCAAGGACGATTTGATGTTCTGGCGCATCGTGGGTCATGAGGCCCTTGCGCGCCCGTCGGCCTACGAGCTCACCGTGCTCTCGAAGAACAAGGCGCTCGATGCCAAGGACATCCTGGGCCGTGCGTTCGACGTGGTCATCGAGTTCAACGACAAGGGCGGCGCCAAGCACGAGCGGCACTGCCAGGGCCATGCGGTGCGCTTCGTGCGCGCGGGGCACGTGGGCCGGCATTTCGAATACCGCATCACGCTGCGCTCGTGGTTCTGGCTGCTCACCAAGCGCACCAACTCGCGCATCCTGCAGGACAAGAAGGTGCTGGAAGTGCTCGATGCGGTGTTCGAGGACAGCCCGATCAAGCGCTTCAAGAAGACCAAGGCCGGCAACGTGATCGGCACGCACAACCCCCGGCGCTACTGCGTGCAGCACCAGGAGAACGACTACCAGTTCCTTTCGCGCCTGCTGGAGGACGAGGGCATCTACTACTGGTTCGATGCGCACGATGCGCCCGGCACCATGCACCTGTCGGACGCGAGCGACATGGCGCACGAGAAGCTCCCGGTGGAAGGCACCCTGAGCTACATGCCCAGCGATGCGAGCGAGGCGCGGCACAACGAGATTTCGCGCTGGGTGAGTTCGCGCCAGTTCGACACCGGCAAGCAGGCCTCGCGCGACAGCGACTTCAAGGCGATCAAGAAGAAGCTGGGCGCCGCCATCGACGTGAAGGACGACCACGAGCTGGCCGACTTCGAGGAGTTCGAATTCCCGGGCGGTTACTTCACCGGCGACGATGGCGAGAACCGCACGAAGCTGCGCGGCGACGAGCTCAACGCGCGCCGCGACCGTCACTGGGCCCTCACCACCTGGCCCGACGTGACGGCCGGACGAAGCTTCAAGTTCGAGGGCGACCCCGACGGCACGCGCGATGGCGAATACGTGATCGCGGCCTGCACCTTCATGGCGAGCCACCCCGGGTATGAAAGCGTGGGCGCCGGCGGGGCGACGCCCCAACAGGTGCACACGTCACTGGCCGATGTGCTGCGCGACGATGCGGTGAATGCCGACACGCTGCAGGTGCTGGAAGACCTGATCGCCGGCACGCCGATGCTCAACAGCGCGCAGCCGGGCGTGAGCGCCTTCCTGATCACCGCGATTCCGATGGAGCGCGCCTACCGGCCGCCGCGCCTCACGCCGCGCGTGACCATGCCCGGCCCGCAGACGGCCATCGTGGTCGGCCCGGCCGGCGACGAGTTGCACGTGGACGACCAAGGCCGCGTGAAGGTGCACTTCCACTGGGACCGCTACGACGAGAGCAACGAGAAATCGACCTGCTGGGTGCGCGTGTCGCAGCCCTGGGGCGGCAAGGGCTGGGGCGGATACTTCATTCCTCGCATCGGCCAGGAGGTGATCGTCGACTTCCTGAACGGCGACCCCGACCGCCCCGTGATCGTGGGCCGCGTCTACAACGACGACCAGCCCATTCCGTACAAGTCGCCCACGCAGAGCGGCTTCAAGACCCGCTCCACGCCCGGCGGCGGTCCCGCGAACTACAACGAGATCATGTTCGAGGACAAGAAGGGCGAGGAGAACATCAACATCCACGCCGAGCTGGACATGAGCCGCAGCGTGGAGCGCGACGACGGCACCACGGTGGACCGCGACCAGAGCGTCACGGTCAAGCGCGACCAGACGACGCTGGTGGACCGCGACCGCAAACACACGGTGACGCGCAACGACACCAACATGGTGGTGGTCGACCAGAAGAACACGGTCAAGGGCAACCAGAACAACCAGGTGGTGGGCAACCGCGACACCTTCATCGACAGCAACGACATGCTCAAGGTGAAGGGCACGGGCACGCACGAGGTGATTGGCGCGCGCAGCGACATCTCGCGCGCCGGAGAGACCCGCAGCGTGACCGGCAACCAGACCATCACCGTGAGCGGCAATCTCACGTACAAGGCCGCGAAGATGAGCTTCGAAGCCGGCCACATCGACTGGCTGGTGACCGGCGCGAGTTCCAAGTACATCACGGTGCCCACCGGGCCGCTGCACCTGATGGCCAACAAGATCAAGCTGATGAGCAACACCGGCATCGAGATGATGGCGGTGGGCAACATCGACGCGACCTCGATCGGCTCCAACACCACTGTGCTGGGCCCGAACTCCAGCGGCTACATCGGCATCAACAGCGAGGCCAACCTGGGCATCGCGCGCTCCACCTTCATGGGCATGAGCGTGGAGAGCGCACTCGCGCTGAGCATGTCCAACTTCGTCGGCGTGCAGATCGAGAACACGCTGGCCATCAAGCTCGTGGGCGTCGCCGCCATGGAGTACGAGGCTTCGCCCCAGTCGGTGGAAGCGCATGTGCTCAAGACCTTCACGCCGGGCGCCGGCGGCGGCGGCGCGGGAGCGGCCATGGTGGCCGGGGTGCTGGGAGCGGTGGCCGGTGCGGGCAGTGCCTTCGTGGACATCGGTGCAACGCTCGACCAGTACGCGGCGGCCGAGGAGCAGTTGAAGATTGCGGCCAAGGAAGCCCTGGCGGCCGGCCTGCCCGGCCTGGCCGGGCGCCTGTCCACCCTGGAGGGCATCACCCGCATGCGACACAACCAGGGGATCATGGGCGCGGTGCCCGTGCTCGGCACCGGGCTGGAAGTGTTCATGGAGGTGTTCACCGGCGGCGACTCGGTAGGCGCTGACGCGCTTGCCAAGGACCAGTCGCGCAACGCCGACAACACACCGGCCGCACCGCCGCCGCCGAAGGACGAGATAGAGCCGACACAGGCGTGGCAGCCGCCGCCGCCAGACAGCGGCGGCGCGGGCGGCGGCGGCGCAGGCGGGGCCTCGGGCGCTGGCGGTTCCGGGGGCGCGGGCGGCACCGGCGGCGCGGGTGGTGGAAGCAGCGGCGGCAGCTCCAGCGGCGCCGGAGGTGCGGGCGGGGCTGGCGGCGCAGGGGGCGGCAGCGGGTCGTCCGGAGCCGGCGGTGCCAGCGGCGCGGGAGGCGGATCGGGCGGAGGCTCCCAAGGTGGGGCGGGGGGCGCGGGCGGCGCCGGCGGCGGTGAGCAATCCCAGTGGGGTGGCGGTGACGGCGGTGCCGGCGGCAGTTCCGGCGGCGGCTCGAGCGGTGCCGGCGGTGGTGGCGGTGGTGGCGGTGGCGGTGGCGCGGGCGGCAGCCTGTAA
- a CDS encoding DUF2169 domain-containing protein has product MQVLKPQALGLSTRPIEFRKRFGLNVSAYLHLPFAQGERGCLWAEQSMWSFLAQEMAQPLIDEGVAKLTPEFLVHGKAFAPRDRPSACAVRARFGDREKTLLVFGDRYWDGNRSSAPQPFESMPLNWSAAYGGADFAGNPLGRGREAKAGVTWLPNVELPTDRLLRPDQAIVPAGFGALDLMHPQRAQYRGTYDADYLKQHAPGFAPDTDWRCFNLAQPDQWMGGALSGDEAFSFDNMHPDKPLVEGRLPGMRVRAFVGYRMPDAEPKIREVPLRLTTVWFFPHAERCIAIFQGLAEVGTDDGSDVVSLMGAVERLGEVRSDQYYLDAAARRADPKTGAIYALVDNDLLPEGVSTVDPDVEAAKAPFATEGLQAEGQYRRAQSDVAIARGKAVQAGLDPDALGIRMPPREKVPTGDALPPYLEKQMKQAEAQQWAAVEDAVALLEKVAALPPEKMNIAKLQHRGPPVYRAEKHLAEIRALAASGTRPIDFSPVLPKLYALEDTHRKGYLDTAHMQAPVDPMPAAEAATLRSEMARAVPAGIRMFARIDFTGADLSGLDLRDVNFEGAWLEAADLRNANLSGADLSGAVLAHARFEGAIAIGTKFRKANLGKAKLGGAVFDDADFSGAILMGCALAGTQMRRADFRGANLLDTTWGRADWQGAKLAGQTLHKRDLRGMRFPEAELSGATFLECDLSGVDLHGAVLESATFITSKLDGADLKTARCAGAVAVNGTRMAEADLSGADLRSFNFGASDLRGAKLVRATLDGANLCEARLDGADLRLASAKGALMRMSSCARALLSGVNLSDAVLQKADLRGADLRRSNLFGADLGRVRLDGDTLFDGALLKRARTWPRLTPEQQAAP; this is encoded by the coding sequence ATGCAAGTCCTCAAACCCCAAGCGCTCGGCCTGTCGACCAGGCCCATCGAGTTCCGCAAGCGCTTCGGACTCAACGTCAGCGCGTACCTGCACCTGCCGTTCGCGCAGGGCGAGCGCGGCTGCCTCTGGGCCGAGCAGTCGATGTGGAGCTTTCTCGCGCAGGAAATGGCGCAGCCGCTGATCGACGAAGGCGTGGCCAAGCTCACGCCCGAATTCCTCGTGCACGGCAAGGCCTTCGCGCCCAGGGACCGGCCCTCGGCCTGCGCGGTGCGCGCGCGCTTCGGTGACCGCGAAAAGACCTTGCTCGTGTTCGGCGACCGCTACTGGGACGGCAACCGATCCAGCGCGCCGCAGCCTTTCGAATCCATGCCGCTCAACTGGTCGGCCGCCTACGGCGGCGCCGACTTCGCGGGCAATCCACTGGGACGCGGGCGCGAGGCAAAGGCCGGCGTGACCTGGCTGCCCAACGTCGAACTGCCCACCGACCGGCTGCTGCGCCCCGACCAGGCCATCGTGCCCGCCGGCTTCGGCGCGCTCGACCTGATGCATCCGCAGCGCGCGCAGTACCGCGGCACCTACGACGCCGACTACCTGAAGCAACATGCACCCGGCTTCGCGCCCGACACCGACTGGCGTTGCTTCAACCTCGCGCAGCCCGACCAGTGGATGGGCGGCGCGCTCTCCGGCGACGAGGCTTTCTCGTTCGACAACATGCACCCGGACAAGCCGCTCGTCGAAGGCCGCCTGCCCGGCATGCGGGTGCGCGCGTTCGTCGGCTACCGGATGCCGGACGCCGAACCCAAGATCCGCGAAGTGCCGCTGCGCCTGACCACCGTGTGGTTCTTTCCGCATGCCGAGCGCTGCATCGCGATCTTCCAGGGCCTCGCCGAGGTCGGCACCGACGACGGCTCCGACGTGGTGAGCCTGATGGGCGCGGTCGAGCGGCTGGGCGAGGTTCGCTCCGATCAGTACTACCTCGATGCGGCCGCCAGACGTGCCGACCCGAAGACCGGCGCGATCTATGCGCTGGTCGACAACGACTTGCTGCCCGAAGGCGTGAGCACCGTCGACCCCGATGTCGAGGCTGCGAAGGCGCCGTTCGCCACCGAAGGCCTGCAGGCCGAAGGCCAGTACCGCCGCGCGCAGTCCGACGTCGCCATCGCGCGGGGCAAGGCCGTGCAGGCGGGACTGGATCCCGACGCGCTCGGCATCCGCATGCCGCCGCGCGAGAAGGTGCCCACCGGCGACGCGCTGCCTCCGTACCTGGAGAAGCAGATGAAGCAGGCCGAAGCGCAGCAGTGGGCGGCCGTCGAGGACGCCGTCGCCCTGCTCGAAAAGGTTGCGGCATTGCCGCCCGAGAAGATGAACATCGCGAAGCTGCAGCACCGCGGGCCGCCGGTCTACCGCGCGGAGAAGCATCTCGCGGAAATACGCGCACTTGCCGCTTCCGGCACCCGGCCGATCGATTTCTCGCCGGTGCTGCCCAAGCTGTATGCGTTGGAGGACACGCACCGCAAAGGCTATCTCGACACCGCCCACATGCAGGCGCCGGTCGATCCGATGCCCGCCGCCGAGGCTGCCACGTTGCGCAGCGAGATGGCGCGCGCGGTGCCGGCGGGTATCCGGATGTTCGCGCGCATCGATTTCACCGGCGCCGACCTTTCGGGACTCGACCTGCGCGACGTGAATTTCGAAGGCGCCTGGCTCGAGGCCGCCGACTTGCGCAATGCCAACCTTTCGGGCGCCGACCTGTCGGGCGCGGTGCTGGCGCATGCCCGCTTCGAAGGCGCCATCGCGATCGGCACGAAGTTTCGCAAGGCCAATCTCGGCAAGGCGAAGCTGGGTGGCGCGGTGTTCGACGATGCCGATTTTTCCGGTGCCATCCTCATGGGTTGCGCCTTGGCCGGCACGCAGATGCGCCGAGCCGACTTCAGGGGCGCCAACCTGCTCGACACCACCTGGGGCCGCGCCGACTGGCAGGGAGCGAAGCTCGCGGGCCAGACCTTGCACAAGCGCGACCTGCGGGGCATGCGCTTTCCGGAGGCCGAGCTGTCGGGCGCCACGTTCCTGGAGTGCGACCTGTCGGGGGTCGACCTGCATGGCGCGGTGCTGGAGAGCGCGACCTTCATCACCAGCAAGCTCGACGGCGCGGACCTGAAGACGGCACGCTGCGCCGGTGCGGTCGCGGTCAATGGCACGCGCATGGCGGAGGCCGACCTGAGCGGCGCCGACCTGCGCAGCTTCAACTTCGGCGCGAGCGACCTGCGCGGCGCGAAGCTGGTCCGCGCGACGCTGGACGGCGCCAACCTTTGCGAGGCCCGCCTCGACGGCGCCGACCTGCGGCTCGCGAGCGCCAAGGGCGCGCTGATGCGCATGAGCAGCTGCGCCAGGGCGCTGCTCTCGGGCGTGAACCTCAGCGACGCGGTGCTGCAGAAGGCGGACCTGCGCGGCGCCGACCTGCGGCGCAGCAACCTCTTCGGCGCCGACCTCGGCCGCGTGCGGCTCGATGGCGACACTCTCTTCGACGGGGCGCTGCTCAAGCGGGCGCGCACCTGGCCCCGCCTCACGCCCGAACAGCAGGCCGCGCCATGA
- a CDS encoding pentapeptide repeat-containing protein, giving the protein MTMTPRLLTLAVRMGETLSGLDLAKGRFAGVALGGGVFSQVRFTEVDFRNADLRETVFDQCDLRGAIASGANLRKAVFNRCQLDHADLRQANLHGAVFAECDLMHAQVAHAALTMATVNKCKLDHANLRGAQLDSAVFTQSVLLDVCADDTSWQYTTVIECDLSHLTWAGARMLRSAFTKTSLKGMSFAGLALDGCQFSSADLSGADFSGISLQQCNFQGAKLDGARFAKALAPSAIFCNATGEGVDFSGARLRQSLFTGATLVQAGFADCDLYQTHFAGAKLRGANFTGADLTYADFRHAELAEADLRRATLMRTVLHGANTENAQMTDRARALETDPELAESERWQPMAA; this is encoded by the coding sequence ATGACGATGACACCGAGACTGCTCACGCTGGCCGTGCGCATGGGCGAGACATTGAGCGGCCTGGACCTCGCCAAGGGCCGCTTTGCCGGCGTCGCGCTGGGTGGTGGCGTGTTCTCGCAGGTGCGCTTCACCGAGGTCGACTTTCGCAATGCCGACCTGCGCGAGACCGTGTTCGACCAGTGCGACTTGCGCGGCGCGATCGCCTCGGGCGCCAACCTGCGCAAGGCCGTGTTCAACCGCTGCCAGCTCGACCACGCCGACCTGCGGCAGGCCAACCTGCATGGCGCCGTGTTCGCCGAATGCGACCTGATGCACGCGCAGGTCGCTCATGCCGCGCTGACCATGGCCACCGTCAACAAGTGCAAGCTCGACCATGCGAACCTGCGCGGCGCCCAGCTCGATTCGGCGGTGTTCACCCAGTCGGTGCTGCTGGACGTTTGCGCCGACGACACCAGCTGGCAATACACCACGGTGATCGAGTGCGACCTCTCGCATCTCACATGGGCCGGCGCGCGCATGCTGCGCAGCGCCTTCACCAAGACTTCGCTCAAGGGCATGTCGTTCGCCGGCCTCGCGCTGGACGGCTGCCAGTTCTCGTCGGCCGACCTGAGCGGCGCGGACTTCAGCGGCATCTCGCTCCAGCAGTGCAATTTCCAGGGCGCGAAGCTCGACGGTGCGCGCTTCGCGAAGGCATTGGCGCCGTCGGCGATCTTCTGCAACGCCACCGGCGAAGGCGTCGATTTCTCGGGGGCGCGCCTGCGGCAGTCGTTGTTCACCGGCGCGACGCTCGTGCAGGCCGGCTTCGCCGACTGCGATCTCTACCAGACGCATTTTGCGGGCGCGAAATTGCGCGGCGCGAACTTCACCGGCGCGGATCTGACCTATGCCGACTTCCGCCATGCGGAGCTCGCCGAGGCGGACTTGCGTCGCGCCACCCTGATGCGCACCGTGCTGCACGGCGCCAACACCGAGAACGCACAGATGACCGACCGTGCACGCGCACTCGAGACCGACCCCGAGCTGGCGGAATCCGAGCGCTGGCAGCCGATGGCCGCGTGA
- a CDS encoding DUF3540 domain-containing protein, with product MTDTTTLQSAAPRARRREAAKAIAGEWCVGILGTDANGEQIVASGELRLLARRAASCLLEPAVGDSVACLRIAPREVWIMAVLQREEGAANVLRCPGNLRIAVDGGALELEAARVGLKADELDIAAQKTRVATDTADVVGREMHLIGTSIKVVGSVLSSVMERVQHFSRHYLRTTDGIDRVAATHLECEAKQVLRLEGEHTLVNGRELIKARGAQIHFG from the coding sequence ATGACCGACACCACGACCCTTCAATCCGCCGCCCCGCGAGCCCGCCGGCGCGAAGCTGCCAAGGCCATCGCCGGTGAATGGTGCGTCGGCATCCTCGGCACCGATGCGAACGGCGAGCAGATCGTCGCGAGCGGCGAGCTGCGGCTTCTCGCGCGCCGTGCCGCGAGTTGCCTTCTCGAACCTGCCGTCGGCGACAGCGTGGCTTGCCTGCGCATCGCGCCGCGGGAGGTCTGGATCATGGCGGTGCTGCAGCGCGAGGAGGGCGCGGCCAACGTGCTGCGCTGCCCGGGCAACTTGCGCATTGCCGTGGACGGCGGCGCGCTGGAGCTGGAAGCCGCGCGCGTCGGCCTCAAGGCCGACGAACTCGACATCGCCGCGCAGAAGACCCGCGTCGCCACCGATACCGCGGACGTGGTGGGCCGCGAGATGCACCTGATCGGCACCAGCATCAAGGTGGTGGGCTCGGTGCTGTCCTCGGTGATGGAGCGCGTGCAGCATTTCAGCCGCCACTACCTGCGCACGACGGACGGCATCGACCGCGTGGCGGCCACGCACCTCGAATGCGAGGCAAAGCAGGTGTTGCGCCTGGAGGGCGAGCACACGCTGGTGAACGGCCGAGAGCTCATCAAGGCGCGGGGCGCGCAGATCCATTTCGGCTGA
- a CDS encoding DUF4150 domain-containing protein, with product MFANCQLMGTDMGFPDVCITPAAPSPIPVPYPNIAMGPMAIPNVPTILIMGGPVHNLGTTIPMTNGDNPGVLLGVASGTVMGPSRHMTGAFTVLWLGMPASRLTSVSLQNSTNCPGVRTVPSQPLVLLLAP from the coding sequence ATGTTCGCCAACTGCCAGTTGATGGGCACCGACATGGGGTTTCCCGATGTCTGCATCACGCCCGCCGCGCCGTCGCCGATTCCGGTGCCGTATCCGAACATCGCGATGGGGCCGATGGCGATTCCGAACGTTCCCACCATCCTGATCATGGGCGGTCCGGTCCACAACCTCGGCACCACCATCCCGATGACCAACGGCGACAACCCCGGCGTGCTGCTGGGCGTGGCCTCGGGCACCGTGATGGGCCCGAGTCGCCACATGACCGGCGCGTTCACCGTGCTGTGGCTGGGCATGCCCGCATCGCGCCTCACGAGCGTCTCGCTGCAGAACAGCACCAACTGCCCCGGCGTGCGAACAGTGCCGAGCCAACCGCTCGTCTTGCTGCTGGCGCCATAG